The following coding sequences lie in one Salvelinus fontinalis isolate EN_2023a chromosome 21, ASM2944872v1, whole genome shotgun sequence genomic window:
- the LOC129819128 gene encoding vasotocin-neurophysin VT 1, with translation MPDSTIPLLCVLGLLALSSACYIQNCPRGGKRSFTDLQRPCMSCGPGNRGLCFGPSICCGEGMGCYVGSPEAASCAEENYLHSPCQARGRVCGSEEGHCAAPGVCCDAESCLLDSDCLEDSTRQPPSEQNSSLVEGLAGDLLQWMLHATRRERPQ, from the exons ATGCCAGATTCTACTATTCCACTTCTGTGCGTCCTGGGGCTCCTCGCGCTCTCCTCTGCATGCTACATCCAGAACTGTCCGCGAGGCGGGAAGCGCTCTTTTACTGATCTGCAAAGACCG TGCATGTCATGTGGCCCCGGAAATCGGGGCCTCTGCTTTGGCCCCAGTATCTGCTGTGGGGAAGGGATGGGCTGCTACGTGGGCTCCCCAGAGGCAGCTAGTTGTGCTGAGGAGAACTACCTGCACTCCCCCTGCCAGGCCAGAGGAAGAGTGTGTGGGTCTGAGGAGGGACACTGTGCTGCACCTGGGGTGTGCTGTGATGCAG AGAGTTGTCTACTGGACTCAGACTGCCTAGAGGACAGTACACGTCAGCCACCCAGTGAGCAGAACAGTTCCTTAGTGGAAGGTTTGGCAGGAGATCTGCTGCAGTGGATGCTGCATGCCACCAGAAGGGAGAGACCTCAGTAA